Proteins encoded together in one Triticum dicoccoides isolate Atlit2015 ecotype Zavitan chromosome 7B, WEW_v2.0, whole genome shotgun sequence window:
- the LOC119336926 gene encoding chymopapain-like, producing the protein MSLRRTVGFVLSRRFSPRVIPRAAPARSFHTLKELPVGDGLRGAAGVAAAAIAGVGAWAVQYFRKGPDDDESAARKKEEDMKARFEDWMKEYNKTYRDEEEKAMRFQVFKDTVKSIESLPPSTQKKLLPPNGFADLTSKELPCIEPCIDDDLDDTDGEEYRQNKFLAENENGEEVVW; encoded by the exons ATGTCCCTCCGGCGGACCGTCGGTTTCGTCCTCTCACGGAGGTTCTCGCCGCGGGTGATCCCAAGGGCGGCTCCTGCACGCTCTTTCCACACCTTG AAGGAACTCCCTGTAGGTGATGGCCTTCGTGGTGCTGCTGGTGTGGCCGCGGCTGCGATTGCCGGTGTTGGAGCCTGGGCAGTTCAGTATTTCAGGAAAGGCCCAGATGATGACGAGTCAG CTGCTCGCAAGAAAGAGGAGGACATGAAGGCGAGGTTCGAGGATTGGATGAAGGAGTACAACAAGACATACCGCGACGAGGAAGAGAAGGCTATGCGGTTCCAAGTGTTCAAGGACACCGTCAAGTCGATTGAATCGTTGCCCCCATCTACCCAGAAGAAGTTGCTTCCACCTAATGGTTTTGCAGACTTAACAAGCAAGGAACTCCCGTGCATCGAGCCCTGTATCGATGATGATTTAGATGATACAGACGGCGAAGAGTACCGCCAGAACAAGTTCCTTGCCGAGAATGAGAACG GAGAAGAAGTCGTATGGTAG